One segment of Falco rusticolus isolate bFalRus1 chromosome 3, bFalRus1.pri, whole genome shotgun sequence DNA contains the following:
- the RIOK3 gene encoding serine/threonine-protein kinase RIO3 isoform X1, with protein MGSLTAADGKGQRGEPGRFGRGSVAARSRAPPLLLLRRRPPLHAQMDSVGVAAAPDAGPGPAWQSKCPWGAPNTASISCSLAEVMSEQLAKELQLEEENAAFPEVVAVAEGPFITGENIDTSSDLMLAQMLQMEFDREYDAQLRREERKINGDSKVSISFENYRKVHPYDSDSSEDEVDWQDTRHDPYRADKPTTTPRKGFIGKGKDITTKHDEVVCGRKNTARMENFAPEFQVGDGIGMDLKLSNQVFNALKQHAYSEERRSARLHEKKEHSTAEKAVDPKTRLLLYKMVNAGMLETITGCISTGKESVVFHAYGGKSASEDKVIPPECAIKVFKTTLNEFKNRDKYIKDDYRFKDRFSKLNPRKIIRMWAEKEMHNLTRMQNAGIPCPEVVILKKHVLVMSFIGQDQIPAPKLKDVTLNSEDMKKAYYQVLNMMQQLYKECNLVHADLSEYNMLWHDGKVWLIDVSQSVEPTHPHGLEFLFRDCRNVSQFFQKGGVAEALNERELFNAVSSLNITADNEVDFQAEIEALEKMNEDHVQNHGKKLSMFSSDGDPPIYDE; from the exons ATGGGGAGCCTGACGGCAGCTGACGGCAAGGGGCAGCGGGGAGAACCCGGAAGGTTTGGCAGAGGGAGCGTCGCtgcccggagcagagcccccccgcTGCTGTTGCTGCGCCGCCGCCCGCCATTGCATGCGCAGATGGACTCGGTCGGAGTCGCCGCCGCTCCCGacgccgggccgggccccgcctGGCAGAGCAAG tGTCCATGGGGAGCCCCTAACACAGCATCAATATCCTGTTCCCTTGCTGAGGTAATGAGTGAACAGCTGGCGaaagagctgcagctggaagaagaaaatgctgcttttcctgaagtGGTTGC tGTTGCTGAAGGACCATTTATTACAGGAGAAAATATTGATACTTCTAGTGACCTAATGCTAGCTCAGATGCTGCAGATGGAATTTGACAGGGAATATGATGCACAGCTTCGGCGTGAAGAGAGGAAGATCAATGGAGATAGCAAAG tCTCTATATCCTTTGAAAATTATCGGAAGGTGCATCCCTATGACAGTGACAGCTCTGAGGATGAGGTTGATTGGCAGGATACCCGTCATGATCCTTATAGAGCAG ATAAACCTACTACTACACCAAGAAAGGGCTtcataggaaaaggaaaagacattaCTACTAAACATGATGAAGTGGTATGTGGAAGAAAGAACACTGCTCGTATGGAAAAT TTCGCACCTGAATTCCAAGTTGGGGATGGAATCGGGATGGACTTAAAGTTGTCAAATCAAGTCTTCAATGCCTTAAAGCAACATGCCTATTCTGAGGAGCGTCGTAGTGCAAGGCTCCATGAAAAGAAGGAGCACTCCActgct GAGAAAGCAGTGGATCCTAAAACGCGTTTACTTCTGTACAAGATGGTCAatgctgggatgctggagaCCATCACAGGCTGCatcagcacaggaaaagaatCTGTTGTTTTTCATGCATATGGAGGAAA AAGTGCATCTGAAGATAAAGTTATACCTCCAGAATGTGCCATCAAAGTGTTTAAAACAACTCTTAATGAATTCAAGAACCGTGACAAATACATTAAGGATGACTACAGATTTAAAGATCGCTTCAGTAAATTGAATCCACGGAAGATTATTCGTATGTGGGCTGAGAAAGAAATGCATAACTTAACaag AATGCAAAATGCAGGAATTCCTTGTCCTGAAGTGGTTATCCTTAAGAAACACGTCTTGGTTATGTCTTTTATTGGCCAGGATCAAATCCCAGCTCCTAAACTAAAGGATGTAACACTTAATAGTGAAGATATGAAAAAGGCCTACTATCAGGTTCTTAAT ATGATGCAACAGTTGTATAAGGAGTGCAACCTAGTCCATGCAGATCTGAGTGAATACAACATGCTTTGGCATGATGGGAAG GTCTGGCTTATTGATGTTAGTCAGTCTGTGGAGCCAACCCATCCTCATGGACTTGAGTTTTTGTTCAGAGACTGTAGGAATGTTTCACAG TTCTTCCAGAAAGGAGGTGTGGCAGAAGCGCTTAATGAGCGTGAACTCTTCAATGCTGTCTCCAGTTTAAATATTACAGCTGATAATGAAGTAGACTTCCAAGCAGAG ATCGAAGCTTTGGAGAAGATGAATGAAGATCACGTGCAGAATCACGGAAAGAAACTCTCAATGTTTTCAAGCGATGGAGACCCACCTATATATGATGAATAG
- the RIOK3 gene encoding serine/threonine-protein kinase RIO3 isoform X2, translating to MGSLTAADGKGQRGEPGRFGRGSVAARSRAPPLLLLRRRPPLHAQMDSVGVAAAPDAGPGPAWQSKCPWGAPNTASISCSLAEVMSEQLAKELQLEEENAAFPEVVAVAEGPFITGENIDTSSDLMLAQMLQMEFDREYDAQLRREERKINGDSKVSISFENYRKVHPYDSDSSEDEVDWQDTRHDPYRADKPTTTPRKGFIGKGKDITTKHDEVVCGRKNTARMENFAPEFQVGDGIGMDLKLSNQVFNALKQHAYSEERRSARLHEKKEHSTAEKAVDPKTRLLLYKMVNAGMLETITGCISTGKESVVFHAYGGNASEDKVIPPECAIKVFKTTLNEFKNRDKYIKDDYRFKDRFSKLNPRKIIRMWAEKEMHNLTRMQNAGIPCPEVVILKKHVLVMSFIGQDQIPAPKLKDVTLNSEDMKKAYYQVLNMMQQLYKECNLVHADLSEYNMLWHDGKVWLIDVSQSVEPTHPHGLEFLFRDCRNVSQFFQKGGVAEALNERELFNAVSSLNITADNEVDFQAEIEALEKMNEDHVQNHGKKLSMFSSDGDPPIYDE from the exons ATGGGGAGCCTGACGGCAGCTGACGGCAAGGGGCAGCGGGGAGAACCCGGAAGGTTTGGCAGAGGGAGCGTCGCtgcccggagcagagcccccccgcTGCTGTTGCTGCGCCGCCGCCCGCCATTGCATGCGCAGATGGACTCGGTCGGAGTCGCCGCCGCTCCCGacgccgggccgggccccgcctGGCAGAGCAAG tGTCCATGGGGAGCCCCTAACACAGCATCAATATCCTGTTCCCTTGCTGAGGTAATGAGTGAACAGCTGGCGaaagagctgcagctggaagaagaaaatgctgcttttcctgaagtGGTTGC tGTTGCTGAAGGACCATTTATTACAGGAGAAAATATTGATACTTCTAGTGACCTAATGCTAGCTCAGATGCTGCAGATGGAATTTGACAGGGAATATGATGCACAGCTTCGGCGTGAAGAGAGGAAGATCAATGGAGATAGCAAAG tCTCTATATCCTTTGAAAATTATCGGAAGGTGCATCCCTATGACAGTGACAGCTCTGAGGATGAGGTTGATTGGCAGGATACCCGTCATGATCCTTATAGAGCAG ATAAACCTACTACTACACCAAGAAAGGGCTtcataggaaaaggaaaagacattaCTACTAAACATGATGAAGTGGTATGTGGAAGAAAGAACACTGCTCGTATGGAAAAT TTCGCACCTGAATTCCAAGTTGGGGATGGAATCGGGATGGACTTAAAGTTGTCAAATCAAGTCTTCAATGCCTTAAAGCAACATGCCTATTCTGAGGAGCGTCGTAGTGCAAGGCTCCATGAAAAGAAGGAGCACTCCActgct GAGAAAGCAGTGGATCCTAAAACGCGTTTACTTCTGTACAAGATGGTCAatgctgggatgctggagaCCATCACAGGCTGCatcagcacaggaaaagaatCTGTTGTTTTTCATGCATATGGAGGAAA TGCATCTGAAGATAAAGTTATACCTCCAGAATGTGCCATCAAAGTGTTTAAAACAACTCTTAATGAATTCAAGAACCGTGACAAATACATTAAGGATGACTACAGATTTAAAGATCGCTTCAGTAAATTGAATCCACGGAAGATTATTCGTATGTGGGCTGAGAAAGAAATGCATAACTTAACaag AATGCAAAATGCAGGAATTCCTTGTCCTGAAGTGGTTATCCTTAAGAAACACGTCTTGGTTATGTCTTTTATTGGCCAGGATCAAATCCCAGCTCCTAAACTAAAGGATGTAACACTTAATAGTGAAGATATGAAAAAGGCCTACTATCAGGTTCTTAAT ATGATGCAACAGTTGTATAAGGAGTGCAACCTAGTCCATGCAGATCTGAGTGAATACAACATGCTTTGGCATGATGGGAAG GTCTGGCTTATTGATGTTAGTCAGTCTGTGGAGCCAACCCATCCTCATGGACTTGAGTTTTTGTTCAGAGACTGTAGGAATGTTTCACAG TTCTTCCAGAAAGGAGGTGTGGCAGAAGCGCTTAATGAGCGTGAACTCTTCAATGCTGTCTCCAGTTTAAATATTACAGCTGATAATGAAGTAGACTTCCAAGCAGAG ATCGAAGCTTTGGAGAAGATGAATGAAGATCACGTGCAGAATCACGGAAAGAAACTCTCAATGTTTTCAAGCGATGGAGACCCACCTATATATGATGAATAG